A region from the uncultured Sunxiuqinia sp. genome encodes:
- a CDS encoding LamG-like jellyroll fold domain-containing protein, translated as MIEQRTIKYILLLFSFCIIFQVVKAAEDVVFKHYDESIFVVSNFSGIDATTRENKTISELLDDNVGGFRFHLEWDRQKSQLMLRDSYGRYQPLQDPLTVIRKVLEDEPNKILTLFLDFNVNANELTTIIRETGILPYLYVHEEEEWPTLKNMMETGKRIVIFTMQQHRNSPEWLHYVWDYAVEPYFSILEAPDFAGEFLKGDAKNNLLIYNDYNFPKRAGQPDESFFNTTQNPYLIEHIKSVWKSTGKTPNFIMLDRFQDWILQVLYQLRDFKTIKGTVTFNAQPLNYVSWEGTNSLSFGDYSFPVGPGETLVLTPKSPGYRFKPESVVFEEPEQNKQQHFVAIPLEITEGLEAYYSFENGSMDYSINSFNGEDVDMQYQDDEQRDMVAVFEKDSYIILPKAEDLKLRDHDFTVSTWIKIKDYNVTERDISIIGTKGSSYQQSIHLVLRNQKPYFGFYANDLQGNTTIEAGRWYHLVWRYNKLTGEQAIYVDGKLDSRSLGHPSYKGRENIYVGMTGYSASTHMKGRIDDLVIWSRTLGDEEIWSLSKDLVDLAQSKNIFLRYPILSKIGTITLALFLLLLIYLKLPLRLGRKRYLPKEKLKELEDVQNDYPERNYIQLFGDFRVVDKDGDDVTPQFTPKIKQLFLAILVYSQHRKKGISTKELSEILWPGMSYQNAKNSRGVTIRKLRIILERLDLVEVVFNVDCWNIHFGNSVYCDYVECLKILKENKEKEPTFYPDFYKIVRAGEVLKDEDHDWLDDYKGFVGNNIVDNLLKFIHRLDLEFDHNLILKLADRILLTDPINDQALSYKLRALVVQNNLNTAKYTYEKFVVLYEKLYGERFELSFDELIHARN; from the coding sequence ATGATAGAACAGCGAACAATAAAATATATTCTTCTTTTATTTTCATTCTGTATAATATTTCAAGTTGTAAAAGCAGCTGAAGATGTTGTTTTTAAGCATTATGATGAAAGTATATTTGTGGTTTCCAATTTTTCAGGAATTGATGCTACAACACGAGAAAATAAAACCATATCAGAGCTGCTTGATGACAATGTTGGAGGTTTTCGATTTCATCTGGAATGGGATCGGCAGAAAAGTCAGTTGATGTTGCGTGATTCTTATGGGAGATACCAACCTTTACAGGATCCGTTGACTGTAATTCGGAAAGTACTTGAAGACGAACCGAATAAAATTCTGACCTTATTTCTTGATTTTAACGTTAATGCGAACGAGTTAACAACGATTATTAGAGAGACCGGTATTCTGCCTTATCTCTATGTTCATGAGGAGGAGGAGTGGCCGACCTTGAAGAACATGATGGAGACCGGGAAACGAATTGTTATTTTTACGATGCAGCAACACCGAAACAGTCCCGAGTGGTTGCACTATGTCTGGGATTATGCGGTTGAACCTTATTTTTCAATTTTGGAGGCTCCAGATTTTGCCGGTGAGTTTTTAAAAGGAGACGCTAAAAATAATTTATTGATTTATAACGACTATAACTTTCCTAAAAGAGCCGGGCAGCCAGATGAATCATTTTTCAATACAACTCAGAATCCATACTTAATTGAGCATATTAAGAGCGTTTGGAAAAGCACCGGAAAGACTCCAAATTTTATTATGCTTGATCGTTTTCAAGACTGGATTCTGCAGGTGCTGTATCAACTACGAGATTTCAAAACAATAAAAGGAACGGTCACGTTTAATGCACAGCCTTTAAATTACGTGAGTTGGGAAGGGACAAATAGTCTTAGCTTCGGCGACTATAGTTTTCCTGTAGGACCGGGAGAAACTCTGGTTTTAACTCCTAAAAGCCCGGGATATCGGTTTAAGCCGGAGTCGGTTGTTTTTGAAGAGCCCGAACAAAACAAACAGCAACATTTTGTTGCGATACCATTGGAAATTACGGAAGGGTTGGAGGCCTATTACAGTTTTGAAAACGGCTCAATGGATTATAGCATCAACAGCTTTAATGGTGAAGATGTTGATATGCAATATCAAGATGATGAGCAACGCGACATGGTCGCAGTTTTTGAAAAGGATAGCTATATTATTCTGCCGAAAGCTGAAGACTTGAAGCTCCGGGATCATGATTTCACAGTTTCAACATGGATAAAAATAAAGGACTATAATGTTACTGAGCGTGACATTAGTATTATCGGAACCAAAGGGAGTTCTTACCAACAATCCATTCACCTTGTATTGCGAAACCAAAAACCGTATTTCGGATTTTATGCCAATGATTTACAGGGAAATACAACGATAGAAGCAGGGCGATGGTATCATTTGGTTTGGCGTTACAACAAACTTACGGGTGAGCAAGCAATTTATGTAGACGGTAAATTGGATAGTCGTTCGCTCGGACATCCGTCGTATAAAGGTCGCGAAAATATTTATGTTGGCATGACCGGTTATAGTGCCAGTACGCATATGAAGGGGCGGATTGACGACTTGGTAATCTGGTCGCGTACTTTGGGTGATGAAGAAATCTGGAGTTTGAGTAAAGATTTGGTGGATTTGGCTCAAAGCAAGAATATTTTTTTACGATACCCGATATTATCGAAAATCGGGACAATTACTTTAGCGCTATTTTTGCTGTTGCTGATCTACCTGAAGCTTCCCTTGCGTTTGGGACGAAAACGCTATCTTCCAAAAGAAAAACTTAAAGAATTGGAGGATGTCCAGAATGACTATCCAGAGCGGAATTACATCCAACTTTTTGGCGATTTTCGGGTAGTTGATAAAGATGGAGATGACGTTACACCTCAGTTTACTCCAAAAATAAAGCAGCTCTTTTTAGCGATTCTGGTCTACTCGCAACATCGGAAGAAAGGGATTTCAACAAAGGAGCTATCAGAGATTTTGTGGCCGGGAATGAGCTATCAAAATGCCAAAAATAGTAGAGGCGTAACAATCCGGAAATTGCGGATTATTCTTGAAAGGCTGGATTTAGTTGAAGTTGTTTTTAACGTCGATTGTTGGAATATTCATTTTGGAAATTCAGTATACTGTGATTATGTAGAGTGCTTGAAAATATTAAAAGAGAATAAAGAGAAAGAGCCAACATTTTATCCCGATTTTTATAAAATTGTGCGTGCTGGAGAGGTTTTGAAAGATGAGGACCACGATTGGCTTGACGACTATAAAGGTTTTGTTGGAAATAATATTGTTGACAATCTACTAAAGTTTATTCACCGATTGGATCTGGAGTTTGATCACAATTTGATTTTAAAACTGGCAGATCGTATTTTGCTTACCGATCCGATTAATGATCAGGCGTTATCTTATAAGCTTCGTGCATTGGTCGTTCAGAACAACCTCAATACTGCAAAATATACTTATGAGAAGTTCGTCGTGCTTTACGAAAAGCTTTATGGTGAACGATTCGAGCTCTCATTCGATGAGCTAATTCACGCACGCAATTAA
- a CDS encoding sigma-70 family RNA polymerase sigma factor, protein MKRNNSDIVIFERIKSGNSDALTALFNKYYQQICRFTFLFIPENKIVEELTANVFINLWETRKKITIHSSVKAYLYQAAKNQAISFLRKNKNMLTPLDDFLDLPDRRDQTPEAIYIEGELNLEFTKAYKKLPNRAQLAFKLHRLDGLKYSEVAEIMNISIGAVEKNITSALKILHSELHSYTKAN, encoded by the coding sequence TTGAAAAGAAACAATTCAGATATAGTCATTTTCGAGCGGATCAAATCAGGAAATAGCGATGCATTAACAGCCCTATTCAACAAATATTATCAGCAAATATGTCGCTTTACGTTTCTATTTATTCCTGAAAATAAAATTGTTGAAGAACTTACCGCGAATGTTTTTATCAACCTGTGGGAAACCCGTAAAAAAATTACCATCCACTCAAGTGTAAAAGCTTACTTGTACCAAGCTGCAAAAAATCAAGCCATATCTTTTCTACGGAAGAATAAAAACATGTTAACCCCATTGGATGATTTTTTGGATTTGCCTGACAGACGAGATCAGACACCCGAAGCGATTTATATTGAGGGTGAACTAAACCTAGAATTTACCAAAGCCTATAAAAAACTTCCCAACAGGGCACAGCTCGCTTTTAAATTACACCGGCTAGACGGTCTGAAATACTCGGAGGTTGCTGAAATAATGAACATATCGATTGGTGCAGTTGAAAAAAACATCACGTCGGCTTTAAAAATTTTACACTCAGAATTACACTCATATACAAAAGCAAACTAA
- a CDS encoding FecR domain-containing protein: MTKKEKIRIILRQLNKTASKHERNKFSNWLLQDSDNLDLYIEIKNIWHTPLTKRLSFDDTHAKIKLNKAIKKERRKIQLATYSRTIAAACILLIIIATFTYQHLKEPQQITKKENQIQLITKHSELGEQLRITLPDASVVRLNAGSSIQFPAKFAPNKRQITLYGEAFFEVTKDANRPFEVKTNNLTTTVLGTSFNVKAFEQKQAIITVVTGKVKVETENNDSTDKILLLPNQQTIYNKQENHFKMKEVDSQHYFAWTTGTIRFNNDPLEEVVETLERWYNVKILLDKHIKKSMRIQGSYTNKKLYTILDGLGYIYNLDCNYTDDNIIVIKPKPQNKLPM, encoded by the coding sequence ATGACCAAAAAGGAAAAAATACGAATCATTCTTCGCCAGCTCAACAAGACCGCAAGTAAGCACGAAAGAAATAAATTCAGCAATTGGCTTCTACAAGATTCCGATAATCTCGACCTGTATATTGAGATTAAAAACATTTGGCATACACCATTAACTAAGAGGCTCAGTTTCGATGATACTCATGCAAAAATAAAACTGAATAAGGCAATAAAAAAAGAGCGAAGAAAAATCCAGTTGGCTACCTACTCAAGAACGATAGCTGCTGCATGTATCCTGCTTATTATTATAGCCACATTTACTTATCAGCATTTAAAAGAGCCGCAACAAATTACGAAAAAAGAAAACCAAATACAATTGATAACCAAGCACTCAGAACTTGGAGAACAGCTCCGTATCACTCTTCCCGATGCTTCTGTAGTCCGCTTAAATGCGGGAAGTTCGATTCAATTTCCAGCAAAATTTGCCCCAAACAAACGCCAGATCACACTGTATGGTGAAGCTTTTTTTGAAGTTACCAAAGATGCCAACAGACCATTTGAGGTTAAAACAAACAACCTTACAACCACGGTACTCGGAACATCATTCAATGTAAAAGCTTTTGAGCAAAAACAGGCAATCATTACGGTTGTCACCGGAAAAGTGAAAGTTGAAACAGAAAATAACGACAGCACCGACAAAATACTGCTACTACCAAATCAGCAGACGATTTACAACAAACAAGAAAATCACTTTAAAATGAAAGAAGTGGACTCCCAGCACTATTTTGCATGGACCACAGGAACCATCCGGTTTAATAATGATCCGTTAGAGGAGGTTGTCGAAACATTAGAACGTTGGTATAATGTAAAAATTCTGCTCGATAAACATATTAAAAAATCGATGCGAATACAAGGAAGCTATACTAATAAAAAGCTGTACACCATCCTCGATGGCCTTGGATACATCTACAATTTAGATTGCAATTATACAGATGATAACATCATTGTAATAAAACCAAAACCTCAAAATAAATTGCCTATGTAA
- a CDS encoding TonB-dependent receptor yields the protein MKVKLLKQFMFVSKRMFYIFLLQVIALQLVNAGQIKSQSIEDVKISVGLNEVGLKEIFATIETQTDFVFIYDASILDNANISSLEFEDKPVVDVLKEVASNFELRFRQINNTIFVKEADLPNSKPADGSTNQPTQSITGKVTDKGGNTLPGVTVLAKGTTNGTVTDIDGNYQIEIGNDLKTLVFSFIGMDTQEVQINGRSIINTQLFEQTTYLNEIVAVGYGIKQKKDLTGAVSVVDVEEISSTPVAGVDQMMQGRMAGVNVIGDYAPGGGVSVRVRGFSTIRNNDPLYIIDGVPVESGINMINPNDIESLQILKDASSASIYGSRAANGVIIITTKKGNSDAAKINFDAYVGVQSPTNTIQPLNAQGYGDLLWQAHFNDGKTPASDIYGNGANAVIPEFLDANKRVPSADLNWVDEITQDAVVQSYNLNISKGKEDARHSFSLGYFDQEGIVKYTDYKRVSSRYNSQYKFFDRLTIGENVSLSHSWRNSATTNHMLSSIIYGAYKYPSVAPTHDLDGNFAGSFINDSGNPLANLYYNRDNTHKRLKIFGNVFAELEIIDGLKVKSNFGVDYGSYNRRSFSPKYTETGAQNPKTISSLSTSNNWKFDWVWTNTISYVKSLKKHQIELMAGTEAIESTYEFFDASREGFPYEDKNFRYLNAGDGSSQKNSGAGSHWALNSYMAKADYTYDSRYLFSATFRRDGSSRLGKNKWGNFPALSAGWRVSEEDFFDSKKISNLKLRLGWGQNGNQDVPPYATIESYYSDANHSNYAINGDQFSVSNGFTLSRNGNPDLKWETTTQTNIGIDLGFFDNQFNITADYFYKKTKDLLLERPLPTIAGGTNQTVWDNVGEMENKGFELLLDYQSKTMGDFSWNASLNISHIKNELTSLPADIEFIALPSSYLHSVNFDQETSRSEVGQPISSFYGYKSLGIFKSQAEIDTHKIQPNAKPGDLKFEDTHKDGKLDQDDRGFIGNPHPDFTLGLNLGFQYKNFDATLFFNGSFGNDVWDMTRYYGDFFNLSQYNKLDRIRDTWSNDNPNGSIPRLSLDDPNNNIRPSSYYISDASYVRLKNLTIGYSFNELAQKIHSSKMRVYVQIQNLFTITGYDGLDPEIGLQSYSSEHRNLDIGVDRGLYPPSKTFMIGLNLGF from the coding sequence ATGAAAGTTAAACTATTAAAACAATTCATGTTTGTTTCTAAACGCATGTTTTATATTTTTTTACTGCAGGTAATTGCCCTGCAGCTCGTCAATGCCGGACAAATAAAAAGCCAGAGCATTGAGGACGTTAAAATTTCAGTCGGTCTGAATGAAGTTGGACTTAAAGAAATTTTCGCAACAATTGAAACTCAAACTGATTTCGTTTTCATATACGATGCCAGTATTCTGGACAACGCCAACATCAGCTCGCTTGAGTTCGAAGACAAGCCTGTTGTTGATGTATTGAAAGAAGTTGCCAGCAATTTCGAATTGAGATTTCGGCAAATCAACAACACTATCTTTGTCAAAGAAGCAGATCTTCCTAACTCGAAACCAGCTGACGGCAGCACGAATCAGCCAACGCAATCCATCACCGGGAAGGTGACCGATAAAGGTGGGAATACACTTCCGGGAGTAACTGTTTTGGCAAAGGGAACAACCAACGGAACAGTTACCGACATAGATGGCAATTATCAGATTGAAATAGGCAATGATTTGAAAACACTAGTGTTTTCATTCATCGGTATGGATACACAAGAGGTTCAAATTAATGGCCGGTCTATCATCAATACGCAGCTATTTGAGCAAACAACTTATTTAAATGAGATTGTGGCTGTAGGCTATGGCATCAAACAAAAAAAAGATTTGACAGGAGCCGTTTCAGTTGTAGACGTTGAAGAAATTTCCAGCACTCCTGTCGCAGGTGTCGATCAGATGATGCAAGGGCGAATGGCCGGGGTTAATGTAATTGGTGATTACGCTCCCGGTGGTGGTGTTTCGGTTCGCGTGCGTGGGTTCAGCACCATTCGCAACAACGATCCGCTCTACATTATTGATGGTGTACCCGTTGAATCAGGCATAAACATGATCAACCCAAACGACATTGAATCGCTACAAATCCTAAAAGATGCATCATCGGCTTCAATTTATGGCTCTCGTGCAGCTAATGGTGTAATCATCATCACAACAAAAAAAGGGAACAGCGATGCAGCAAAAATAAATTTCGACGCTTACGTGGGAGTTCAGAGCCCAACAAACACCATCCAACCGTTAAACGCTCAGGGATACGGAGACTTGCTTTGGCAAGCTCATTTCAACGATGGGAAAACCCCGGCAAGCGATATCTATGGAAATGGAGCAAACGCCGTTATTCCAGAATTTCTCGATGCAAACAAACGCGTTCCCTCTGCCGATTTGAATTGGGTAGACGAAATTACTCAGGATGCCGTAGTTCAATCGTACAATCTTAATATTTCAAAAGGAAAAGAAGACGCAAGACATTCTTTCTCATTAGGCTATTTTGATCAGGAGGGAATCGTTAAATATACTGATTATAAGCGTGTATCATCTCGCTACAATTCGCAATACAAGTTTTTCGATCGACTGACCATAGGAGAGAATGTTTCACTATCGCATTCATGGAGAAACTCAGCTACAACCAACCATATGCTTTCGAGCATAATTTATGGCGCTTACAAATATCCGTCGGTTGCTCCGACTCATGATCTGGATGGGAATTTCGCAGGTTCGTTCATCAACGATTCTGGTAACCCTCTGGCTAACCTGTACTACAATCGCGACAACACGCACAAACGACTGAAAATTTTCGGAAATGTCTTCGCCGAGCTGGAAATCATCGACGGACTTAAAGTAAAATCCAACTTCGGGGTTGATTATGGTAGCTATAACCGCCGAAGTTTCAGCCCAAAATATACCGAAACAGGCGCTCAAAACCCGAAAACAATAAGCAGTTTGTCTACTTCCAACAATTGGAAATTTGATTGGGTTTGGACCAATACAATCAGCTATGTAAAGTCATTAAAAAAACATCAGATTGAGTTGATGGCAGGAACAGAGGCAATTGAGTCGACTTACGAATTCTTCGACGCTTCGCGCGAAGGATTTCCATACGAAGACAAAAACTTCCGTTATTTGAATGCTGGTGATGGAAGCAGTCAGAAGAATAGTGGTGCAGGCTCTCATTGGGCTTTAAATTCGTACATGGCCAAGGCCGACTATACCTACGATAGTCGTTATCTTTTCTCGGCAACTTTTCGTCGTGATGGTTCATCGCGTTTGGGGAAAAATAAATGGGGAAACTTCCCTGCACTTTCGGCCGGATGGCGTGTTAGCGAAGAAGACTTCTTTGACAGCAAAAAAATCAGCAACCTAAAACTTCGCCTAGGATGGGGACAAAACGGGAATCAAGATGTTCCTCCTTACGCAACAATCGAAAGTTACTATTCCGATGCCAACCACTCAAACTATGCGATTAACGGCGATCAATTTAGTGTTTCCAACGGATTTACATTGAGTAGAAACGGAAATCCTGACCTTAAGTGGGAAACAACAACGCAAACAAATATCGGTATTGATCTTGGGTTTTTCGACAACCAATTCAACATTACAGCCGACTATTTCTACAAAAAAACAAAAGACTTGCTTCTGGAACGTCCACTTCCTACAATTGCTGGAGGAACCAATCAAACGGTTTGGGATAATGTTGGCGAAATGGAGAATAAAGGATTTGAACTGCTGCTCGATTATCAGAGCAAAACAATGGGTGATTTTTCGTGGAATGCGAGTTTAAATATTTCGCACATCAAAAACGAGTTGACCAGCCTACCAGCTGACATTGAATTCATTGCTTTACCAAGTTCGTATTTGCACAGCGTAAACTTCGATCAGGAAACGTCTCGCTCTGAAGTCGGCCAGCCAATCTCTTCGTTTTACGGGTATAAAAGTCTAGGCATTTTCAAAAGTCAGGCCGAAATTGATACACATAAAATACAACCCAATGCAAAACCAGGTGACCTGAAATTTGAAGACACACATAAGGATGGCAAATTGGATCAAGACGACCGTGGCTTTATTGGTAACCCACATCCTGATTTCACCCTGGGGCTAAACCTCGGTTTTCAGTACAAAAATTTTGATGCTACCCTCTTCTTCAATGGTAGTTTCGGAAACGACGTTTGGGATATGACTCGTTACTATGGAGACTTCTTCAACCTTTCGCAATACAATAAACTGGATCGAATTCGCGACACCTGGAGTAACGACAATCCCAATGGATCAATACCGCGCTTATCGCTCGACGACCCGAATAACAACATTCGCCCCTCTTCTTACTACATTTCAGATGCATCGTACGTGCGTTTAAAAAACCTAACGATTGGCTATTCGTTCAACGAACTGGCTCAGAAAATCCACAGCAGTAAAATGCGCGTTTATGTACAAATTCAGAATTTATTTACCATTACAGGTTACGATGGACTAGATCCTGAAATTGGCTTGCAGAGTTATAGTTCGGAGCACCGAAACCTTGACATCGGAGTCGACCGTGGATTATATCCCCCATCAAAAACTTTCATGATTGGTTTGAACCTTGGATTTTAA
- a CDS encoding RagB/SusD family nutrient uptake outer membrane protein: MMKKTIYFLVVALFATSCSDSFLEENPIGELSPDQIMTPENIEGTIISAYSALNGQIDGASNAYNSPDSNWSFGDVLSDDAYKGGGGTGDQNQIHLMEIFATTPTTMDVERKWMALYEGIRRANLSIRLLNESKDFDTDLKKQRIAEMRFLRGHYHFEAKKIYGNICYVDESVKTKEDFYTISNSDLTDAEQWTKIEDDFKAAAQVLPNDQTDLGRPTKMAAKAYLAKCYVFEQKWSDAVTTADEVIKSKKYHLMDNFRDVFLPENDNGPEIIFAVQHTIQDGSPDNYNGSIGDRLLSPGGPYAGYGFLRPSQNLVNSFKTDATGLPIHDNSVLTDNENMDPRIDHTIGRPGIPFLDIQVYDWTPREASVYGPFITKKRLLSTKSPYYLSTWPYVTALNYYVIRYADVLLWRAEAAIETNDLETGRHYINEVRKRARDGDYVKTMDGTADAANYVINTYDTAFGSKAKAIEALRTERRMEFAQEGHRFFDLVRWGIAADMLNSYFTSEKKLRSHLANATFVKGKHEYQPIPQSQMDLSQGKMVQNPNY; this comes from the coding sequence ATGATGAAAAAGACAATATATTTCCTTGTAGTTGCATTATTTGCGACAAGTTGCAGCGATAGCTTTCTTGAAGAGAACCCGATCGGTGAGCTTTCGCCAGATCAGATCATGACTCCAGAGAATATTGAAGGAACAATAATATCAGCCTACTCTGCTCTAAATGGACAAATTGATGGAGCTTCGAACGCATACAATTCTCCGGACTCGAACTGGAGTTTTGGCGATGTTCTTTCAGACGATGCTTATAAAGGCGGCGGCGGAACAGGTGATCAAAATCAGATTCACCTCATGGAGATTTTTGCAACCACGCCCACCACAATGGATGTAGAGCGCAAATGGATGGCTCTTTACGAGGGAATTCGCCGGGCAAACCTATCAATACGGCTATTGAATGAAAGTAAGGACTTTGATACTGATTTAAAAAAGCAACGAATTGCAGAAATGCGCTTTCTGAGAGGTCACTACCATTTTGAAGCAAAGAAGATATACGGCAACATTTGCTATGTCGACGAATCAGTAAAAACAAAAGAAGATTTCTATACGATTTCAAACTCTGACTTAACTGATGCTGAACAATGGACTAAAATTGAAGACGATTTTAAAGCGGCGGCACAAGTTCTTCCGAACGATCAAACTGACTTGGGACGACCAACAAAAATGGCAGCCAAAGCATATTTAGCGAAGTGCTATGTTTTCGAGCAAAAATGGAGCGATGCCGTTACCACAGCTGACGAGGTGATTAAATCGAAGAAATATCATTTAATGGACAACTTCAGAGACGTCTTTCTTCCTGAAAATGACAACGGTCCGGAAATCATATTTGCCGTTCAACATACCATCCAGGATGGATCACCTGACAACTATAATGGTTCTATTGGCGACCGTTTACTGTCTCCGGGAGGGCCATATGCCGGATATGGATTTTTACGCCCTTCTCAAAACCTAGTCAACTCTTTTAAAACTGATGCAACTGGATTACCCATTCATGATAACTCCGTGTTGACCGATAATGAAAACATGGATCCACGGATCGACCATACCATCGGACGCCCGGGCATTCCTTTTCTGGATATTCAGGTATACGACTGGACTCCTCGCGAAGCATCTGTTTACGGCCCATTCATTACAAAAAAACGACTACTCTCAACCAAGTCGCCCTACTATTTATCTACCTGGCCATATGTAACCGCCTTAAACTACTATGTGATTCGCTACGCTGATGTGTTGTTATGGCGGGCTGAAGCAGCCATCGAAACCAATGATCTGGAAACAGGTCGGCACTACATCAATGAAGTCCGGAAACGTGCTCGCGATGGAGATTATGTGAAAACAATGGATGGCACCGCTGATGCGGCAAATTACGTGATTAACACTTACGATACGGCATTTGGAAGCAAAGCAAAAGCTATTGAAGCTTTAAGAACTGAACGTAGGATGGAATTTGCACAAGAAGGTCATCGCTTTTTCGACTTAGTTCGGTGGGGAATCGCTGCCGATATGCTGAACTCTTATTTTACCAGCGAGAAAAAACTACGTTCGCATTTAGCAAATGCCACTTTTGTTAAAGGGAAACACGAGTATCAACCCATCCCACAATCACAAATGGATTTAAGTCAAGGAAAAATGGTTCAAAATCCAAATTACTAA
- a CDS encoding YdcF family protein codes for MKRSFKSIASIAILMVSLSSLHYNAVALPSPQGRAEKQVILAEKNFPFLSSLLNHKPLNHLVSGNDDLNRILKTKCEAIHSTLNSSQSQSNIPIQNIVSSFKWKKEEIKLVKEQIEKINSNPMANAIFQKMKNSHQFSIQEHQNNASWIGQTIERELEGMNRIIRIYALAEKPNSPRIDSVSYNVRSQYYQKVVNIVALNVSDDLDTMKLLFEPTMNFAVWLLEINKRDEAARFEPMELGENAKAVQQIKQTNWSNYQYSAILVPGHGPEEKGVDLSPLGMMRCKLAANRYKKGLAPFIILSGGYVHPFQTPFCEAMEMKKELINRYNIPESALIIEPHARHTTTNLRNAARLIFKYGIPSDKKALCTTTIDQSNYITDMNFDQRCLRVLGYMPYRLGDRLNRNDIEFYPLNKSLFVDNVDPLDP; via the coding sequence ATGAAAAGATCGTTCAAATCAATTGCTTCAATAGCAATTTTAATGGTGAGCTTAAGCAGCTTGCATTACAACGCAGTCGCCCTGCCCTCTCCACAAGGACGTGCGGAGAAACAAGTAATTCTGGCCGAAAAGAATTTTCCTTTTCTTTCGTCGCTGCTTAACCACAAGCCACTAAATCATCTTGTGTCGGGAAACGATGACCTTAATCGGATATTAAAAACGAAATGTGAAGCAATTCACTCCACGTTAAACAGCTCTCAATCTCAATCAAATATTCCAATACAAAACATTGTTTCCTCATTCAAATGGAAAAAGGAAGAGATTAAGCTTGTGAAAGAACAGATCGAGAAAATAAATTCAAATCCAATGGCGAATGCTATTTTTCAGAAAATGAAGAATAGTCACCAGTTCTCAATTCAAGAACATCAGAACAACGCGAGTTGGATTGGGCAAACTATTGAACGGGAATTAGAAGGCATGAATCGCATTATACGGATTTACGCGTTGGCGGAAAAGCCGAACTCTCCCAGAATTGACTCGGTGAGCTATAACGTAAGAAGTCAATACTATCAGAAAGTAGTCAATATCGTAGCGCTTAATGTTTCTGATGATTTGGACACGATGAAGCTCCTTTTTGAGCCAACAATGAACTTTGCTGTCTGGCTATTAGAAATAAACAAACGAGACGAAGCAGCACGTTTTGAGCCGATGGAGCTGGGTGAAAATGCGAAAGCTGTGCAACAAATAAAACAAACCAATTGGAGCAATTACCAATATTCAGCCATCCTTGTCCCGGGACATGGCCCCGAAGAAAAAGGCGTTGATCTGAGTCCATTAGGAATGATGCGATGTAAACTTGCTGCCAACCGATATAAAAAAGGACTAGCTCCATTTATCATTTTATCAGGAGGTTACGTTCATCCATTTCAAACACCATTTTGCGAAGCCATGGAAATGAAAAAAGAACTGATAAACCGTTATAACATTCCAGAATCAGCCCTAATTATTGAACCACACGCACGGCATACCACAACCAATTTAAGAAATGCCGCACGCTTGATCTTCAAATACGGAATACCAAGCGATAAGAAAGCGCTTTGTACAACAACCATTGATCAAAGCAATTATATAACTGACATGAATTTTGATCAGCGATGCTTGAGAGTATTGGGTTACATGCCTTATCGCCTAGGTGATCGTTTAAACCGAAATGACATTGAATTTTACCCGTTAAATAAGTCCCTGTTTGTCGACAATGTTGATCCCTTAGATCCTTAA